One part of the Halopenitus persicus genome encodes these proteins:
- a CDS encoding PKD domain-containing protein has protein sequence MNPRSITAALAVILAIGAVVATGAVLGTAGSPTETLFNGEPDVAFGATNGTNGNYVVSDDDGELRIDLTDPGVNAESYTTVDRIFYLHNQDTQNVSVWVTHDGGERVSMTSDEGGTPIEGEGNAVTLAPGERVVVNVGLDSRGIEEGDRLLTSVTIHTGYELEEEVGDGNDTDENASDGGPETPGSGGGGVGGGGGVGGGGVGVPGEETPGTTPGEEGAEGGAPGEDVIDSETGVEVEFEGDPGEDGTSDADGGEGSAGDTGVTVRELSNEDLEAIDTTAADQDPRAVISTAEDEDGDGVDDDGDGAGSAGAAGGAEGDAIDLAKGTIVTTVGEPARLSGERSTISVSSGITKQDRIVRAVDIEPSDGRRDRPATVRLRVDRDQFGDADPSGATLGHRTENGWELLDTRVTETTEDYVVVSARTRSFSPFAVFVDPDVTYQWTLPDGTTRNGRTLEYTFAEPGQYEVGLTVRDALGRENTVRRTVIANDVPTAEVSAEYDRAAETATLTADVTNEVGDATVTWTFADGTTKTGETVTHPLEPGEHVVDVRVADEYGAATETTERIAVATGWSVASRLSALGSGSTVLWQTLLSLTALGLILAAYRYLPWGRIVPEGRGPRITVFEDPRVSLETNRFEIGALTVVDPQVALDTISIEIVDAEGTEIVRKRLEIVGDREYAAKNEAIVVPPGTDLDPEGNYRIRVTARNVRDRTGSLEGTSVRIVSTLTEPVPAV, from the coding sequence ATGAACCCACGCTCCATCACCGCTGCCCTCGCCGTCATACTCGCGATCGGCGCGGTAGTGGCGACCGGAGCGGTGCTGGGGACGGCCGGGTCGCCGACGGAGACCCTTTTTAACGGCGAGCCGGACGTCGCGTTCGGCGCCACCAACGGAACGAACGGGAACTACGTGGTGAGCGACGACGACGGCGAGCTCCGGATCGACCTCACGGATCCGGGCGTGAACGCGGAGTCGTACACGACCGTCGACCGGATCTTCTACCTGCACAATCAGGACACCCAAAACGTCAGCGTGTGGGTGACCCACGACGGCGGCGAGCGAGTGTCGATGACGAGCGACGAGGGCGGAACGCCGATCGAGGGCGAGGGGAACGCCGTCACGCTCGCGCCGGGCGAGCGCGTGGTCGTGAACGTCGGCCTCGACAGCCGGGGCATCGAGGAAGGTGACCGGCTCCTCACGAGCGTGACGATCCACACCGGCTACGAGCTCGAGGAGGAGGTCGGTGACGGTAACGACACCGACGAGAACGCGTCCGACGGTGGCCCCGAAACGCCCGGATCCGGCGGCGGGGGCGTCGGCGGTGGTGGGGGCGTCGGCGGAGGCGGGGTGGGCGTGCCGGGCGAGGAGACCCCCGGAACGACGCCCGGCGAGGAGGGTGCGGAGGGCGGTGCGCCCGGCGAGGACGTGATCGACTCCGAGACCGGCGTGGAGGTCGAGTTCGAGGGCGATCCGGGCGAGGACGGGACGTCCGACGCGGACGGCGGCGAGGGGTCGGCGGGCGATACGGGGGTCACCGTCCGGGAACTCTCGAACGAGGACCTCGAGGCGATCGACACCACCGCCGCCGACCAGGACCCACGCGCGGTGATCTCGACGGCGGAAGACGAGGACGGCGACGGGGTCGATGACGACGGTGACGGCGCAGGAAGTGCGGGCGCAGCTGGCGGCGCCGAGGGGGACGCGATCGACCTCGCGAAGGGCACCATCGTGACGACCGTCGGGGAGCCCGCCCGACTCTCGGGCGAGCGGTCGACGATCAGCGTCTCGAGCGGGATCACGAAGCAGGACCGGATCGTGCGCGCGGTGGACATCGAGCCGTCCGACGGTCGCCGGGATCGCCCGGCCACGGTGCGGCTGCGCGTCGACCGCGACCAGTTTGGCGACGCCGACCCCTCGGGCGCGACCCTCGGCCACCGGACCGAGAACGGCTGGGAGCTGCTCGACACTCGGGTGACGGAGACGACCGAGGACTACGTGGTCGTTTCCGCACGCACGCGCAGCTTCTCGCCGTTCGCGGTCTTCGTCGACCCGGACGTCACCTACCAGTGGACGCTGCCGGACGGGACCACCCGGAACGGCCGGACGCTCGAGTACACCTTCGCGGAGCCGGGCCAGTACGAGGTCGGGCTCACCGTCCGCGACGCTCTCGGCCGCGAGAACACGGTCCGCCGGACGGTCATCGCCAACGACGTGCCGACCGCCGAGGTCTCCGCGGAGTACGACCGGGCGGCCGAGACGGCGACCCTCACCGCGGACGTCACGAACGAGGTCGGCGACGCGACGGTGACCTGGACGTTCGCCGACGGCACCACGAAGACCGGCGAGACGGTCACCCACCCCCTCGAACCCGGCGAGCACGTGGTGGACGTGCGCGTGGCCGACGAGTACGGGGCCGCCACCGAGACCACCGAGCGGATCGCGGTCGCGACCGGCTGGTCGGTCGCCTCCCGACTCTCGGCGCTGGGTAGCGGCAGCACGGTCCTCTGGCAGACGCTCCTGTCGCTGACCGCCCTCGGACTCATCCTCGCCGCCTATCGCTACCTCCCGTGGGGGCGCATCGTCCCGGAGGGTCGCGGCCCCCGAATCACGGTCTTCGAGGACCCCCGCGTGAGCCTCGAGACCAACCGCTTCGAGATCGGCGCACTGACGGTCGTCGATCCCCAGGTCGCGCTCGATACGATCTCCATCGAGATCGTCGACGCGGAGGGCACCGAAATCGTCCGCAAGCGCCTCGAGATCGTCGGCGACCGGGAGTACGCAGCTAAAAACGAGGCGATCGTCGTACCGCCGGGGACCGACCTCGACCCCGAGGGGAACTACCGGATCCGGGTGACCGCCCGCAACGTGCGCGACCGAACCGGGTCGCTCGAGGGGACGTCGGTTCGCATCGTCTCCACGCTCACGGAGCCGGTTCCGGCGGTTTGA
- the artA gene encoding archaeosortase A, protein MLDVLGQSVLTALPDTFTFAWLVAILFAIGALLDRRGLPAGRSLAAGAWVLFGLFWLTMVPYFAFEHQSYVESVLSLVAVPACTYAGYLLHRGRESLFVLTRAVAAMLLIYLPFETIPAMTVGGVTLPEPKRVLIEIVAAQTATLIDLLGYAPTMIESSEGYWATFRWVYGPEEHVILVSVVLACTGIGSMAIFGGLIAAVDAPVSRKLRGLAVSIPLIYVLNIARTTFITIVTGNQYMHWQPELVLAMFGASDPYRVSFFVSDRILSQLLAVVALIGITYLVARQLPELVVVLEDVLYVLTGEEHDLLEALELPREPTNVDR, encoded by the coding sequence ATGCTTGACGTGCTCGGACAGTCGGTGCTCACCGCGCTGCCCGATACGTTCACGTTCGCGTGGCTCGTCGCGATCCTGTTCGCGATCGGCGCCCTCCTCGACCGCCGCGGGCTTCCAGCCGGCCGGTCGCTTGCGGCGGGTGCGTGGGTACTGTTCGGTCTCTTCTGGCTCACGATGGTGCCGTACTTCGCCTTCGAACACCAGAGCTACGTCGAGAGCGTCCTCTCGCTGGTCGCCGTTCCCGCGTGTACCTACGCCGGATACCTCCTCCACCGCGGCCGGGAATCCCTGTTCGTCCTGACGCGCGCGGTCGCGGCGATGCTGTTGATCTATCTCCCGTTCGAGACGATCCCGGCGATGACCGTCGGCGGGGTGACGTTGCCGGAACCCAAGCGAGTGCTCATCGAGATCGTCGCCGCCCAGACCGCGACCCTCATCGACCTCCTCGGGTACGCGCCGACGATGATCGAGAGCTCGGAGGGCTACTGGGCTACCTTCCGGTGGGTCTACGGTCCCGAGGAGCACGTCATCCTCGTGTCGGTCGTGCTCGCGTGTACCGGCATCGGGAGCATGGCGATCTTCGGCGGCCTCATCGCCGCCGTCGACGCCCCCGTCTCCCGGAAGCTCCGCGGACTCGCCGTCTCGATCCCGCTCATCTACGTTCTGAACATCGCCCGGACCACGTTCATCACGATCGTCACGGGCAACCAGTACATGCACTGGCAGCCGGAGCTCGTCCTGGCGATGTTCGGCGCGAGCGACCCCTACCGCGTCTCCTTTTTCGTCTCCGACCGGATCCTCAGCCAGCTGCTCGCCGTCGTCGCCCTCATCGGGATCACCTACCTCGTGGCCCGGCAGCTTCCGGAGCTCGTGGTCGTCCTCGAGGACGTCCTCTACGTGCTGACCGGGGAGGAACACGACCTGCTCGAGGCGCTCGAGCTCCCGCGGGAGCCGACGAACGTCGACCGGTGA
- a CDS encoding DUF7344 domain-containing protein, whose amino-acid sequence MASPSPSSILSTLRSSVRTSLGLSLSSGSEGDGGGDRLTQDDVYDILSNKRRRYAIHYLKQVDDRVAVRDLAEQVAAWENDKPIDDLTSQERKRVYISLYQGHLSSMDDRGLVDYDEDRGTVVLCDAVRNADVYLEVVDPRDIPWGQFYLGLSAANALLIGLTWLEVGLFAEVGALTIAVVVLTTFAISAIVQTLRDGRIRLGDEGPPPELRSA is encoded by the coding sequence ATGGCCTCTCCATCGCCATCATCGATTCTCTCCACGCTTCGGTCGTCGGTTCGGACCTCCCTCGGACTGTCTCTATCCTCGGGCAGCGAGGGCGACGGAGGCGGCGATCGACTCACGCAGGACGACGTCTACGACATCCTCTCGAACAAGCGTCGCCGGTACGCGATCCACTACCTCAAGCAGGTGGACGATCGGGTGGCCGTTCGCGACCTCGCCGAGCAGGTGGCCGCCTGGGAGAACGACAAGCCGATCGATGATCTCACGTCCCAGGAGCGCAAGCGCGTCTACATCTCGCTGTACCAGGGCCACCTCTCGTCGATGGACGACCGCGGGCTCGTCGACTACGACGAGGACCGCGGTACGGTGGTGCTGTGTGACGCGGTCCGGAACGCCGACGTCTACCTCGAGGTCGTCGACCCGCGGGACATCCCCTGGGGACAGTTCTACCTCGGGCTCAGCGCCGCCAACGCGCTGCTGATCGGACTGACGTGGCTCGAGGTAGGCCTGTTTGCGGAGGTCGGTGCGCTCACGATCGCGGTCGTCGTCCTCACCACGTTCGCGATCTCGGCGATCGTCCAGACGCTTCGTGACGGCCGAATCCGGCTGGGCGACGAGGGGCCGCCCCCGGAGCTCCGGTCGGCGTAG
- a CDS encoding response regulator has product MVDVLLVEDTDMQRALLRGFLTPRHTVVGVATTGEEAIRGAERTAPDVVVMDVNLPGTDGIEATRAIKRANPDVAVVMSTAMVTDESRDRAAGAGADAYLTKPFSKQDLLDTIDEARSP; this is encoded by the coding sequence ATGGTCGACGTCCTCCTCGTGGAAGACACCGACATGCAGCGCGCGCTCCTACGGGGGTTTCTCACCCCACGACACACGGTCGTGGGGGTCGCAACGACCGGCGAGGAGGCGATCCGTGGGGCGGAGCGCACCGCCCCCGACGTGGTCGTGATGGACGTCAACCTCCCCGGCACCGACGGGATCGAGGCCACCCGGGCGATCAAACGCGCCAACCCCGACGTCGCGGTCGTGATGAGCACCGCGATGGTGACCGACGAGTCCCGCGACCGCGCCGCCGGCGCCGGCGCGGACGCCTACCTCACGAAGCCCTTCAGCAAGCAGGACCTCCTCGACACGATCGACGAGGCACGGTCACCCTGA
- a CDS encoding J domain-containing protein, with the protein MVVDTLPPLPAWLLIGIGVGTLATGGVVVLFYFGDRLLPAGGAPAAGASVDGDARRRTEIRSYLSAIDERFREDHPVAGDPVDFYLPDREVAITFDAQQFFRLERAGIAAVLCEHELPGRGLGDRLPFDTPDASSIDDPTRGPGSGGFGTAGDPGSDPVATAFAELELPRSTDEEAVKRAYRERVKDVHPDQGGDEEAFRRVREAYATATEYCRRADGTVEPAPRPAADRSRAATATARARRSRRERR; encoded by the coding sequence GTGGTCGTCGATACGCTTCCCCCGTTGCCGGCGTGGCTCCTGATCGGGATCGGGGTCGGAACGCTCGCGACGGGGGGCGTCGTCGTCCTCTTTTATTTCGGCGACCGGCTGCTGCCGGCCGGCGGCGCACCAGCAGCGGGTGCCTCGGTCGACGGCGACGCCAGACGCCGGACGGAGATCCGGTCGTACCTGTCGGCGATCGACGAGCGGTTCCGCGAGGACCATCCCGTCGCCGGCGACCCCGTCGACTTCTATCTCCCGGACCGGGAGGTCGCCATCACGTTCGACGCCCAGCAGTTCTTCCGGCTTGAGCGCGCCGGCATCGCCGCCGTCCTCTGTGAACACGAGCTGCCCGGCCGCGGGCTCGGCGACCGGCTCCCGTTCGACACGCCGGATGCGAGTTCGATCGACGACCCGACTCGCGGCCCGGGCAGTGGCGGATTCGGAACCGCGGGCGATCCCGGCTCGGATCCGGTCGCGACGGCCTTCGCGGAGCTGGAGCTTCCTCGATCGACCGACGAGGAGGCCGTGAAACGCGCCTACCGCGAGCGCGTCAAGGACGTCCATCCGGACCAGGGGGGCGACGAGGAGGCGTTCCGCCGGGTTCGGGAGGCGTACGCCACGGCGACCGAGTACTGCCGACGTGCGGACGGGACCGTCGAACCCGCGCCGCGGCCGGCGGCCGACCGGTCGCGGGCTGCCACCGCGACCGCCAGAGCGCGGCGATCGAGGCGGGAGCGACGCTGA
- a CDS encoding MTH865 family protein: MTDVESELRAQFTEAFEGAEFPVENQMDLVPALPNGPGTTFEAGDVRFTAMELATKLGGEQEFPYESVEEFVDDIIAGLKKNDMI, translated from the coding sequence ATGACTGACGTCGAATCCGAGCTTCGCGCACAGTTCACCGAGGCCTTCGAGGGCGCGGAGTTCCCCGTCGAGAACCAGATGGATCTCGTTCCCGCGCTGCCGAACGGCCCGGGCACGACCTTCGAGGCCGGGGACGTGCGCTTCACCGCGATGGAACTGGCCACCAAGCTCGGCGGCGAGCAGGAGTTCCCGTACGAGTCGGTCGAGGAGTTCGTCGACGACATCATCGCCGGGCTCAAGAAAAATGATATGATCTGA
- a CDS encoding DUF7504 family protein — MSDDSNGTDDPDHDGTSDSTSDGSTAREDDAGRRGSRFRDLRTKVQNGESVTDEPTSAEPTSGAERTTESESTAASESTIESDPERRVDDPATDADAGRGADDEEEWEWFQGDAPPEEERLTGGGHTAGTAGKGPGADSPVDDEDDAATGSGAPEPQRESEADVAGPETDDRLWNAADSNTDDDHATGTDLGVASEADAPDAESDPPDAESDPPDAESDPPDAESTTDSASAVDAAESEPSSRDGITIDPVEEDTAEPSDTAEPTTGSNEHDRTDDAPDAGTPDERAGSSKRSGRLWSDPTAVAGRSTSDRESPADAPSDRNSAESGAANAGTPSDPTASDGVDSGEELESTTGTPSSGDPEVWDGTDHEADAGPAAPESDAEAADLPAFDVLDPGSNALVLDSLSGPVSETACGRLLDAGDAGTPAGASDARNVLIVAIEEPAAERIDVCHRAGIDAGEIAAIEVGSHGGPRSVASETTGGGQSVSLTRVSKPSNLSKLGILITKQLSEWETDDRPVVFCLHSLTALQQYVSDEKLFRFLHVLTRRLSASGGRAHFHMDPDAHHEMVVGTLRPIFDVIVRIGPDGTVDVEHE, encoded by the coding sequence ATGAGCGACGACTCGAACGGAACGGACGACCCGGATCACGACGGGACCTCCGACTCGACGAGCGACGGGAGCACTGCCCGCGAGGACGACGCCGGGCGACGCGGGAGCCGGTTCCGCGATCTCCGAACGAAAGTGCAGAACGGTGAATCGGTGACGGACGAACCGACGTCGGCCGAACCGACGTCCGGGGCTGAACGAACGACGGAGTCCGAATCCACCGCAGCGTCCGAATCCACGATCGAAAGCGATCCGGAACGACGCGTCGACGACCCCGCGACGGACGCCGATGCCGGTCGAGGCGCTGACGACGAGGAGGAGTGGGAGTGGTTTCAGGGTGACGCACCCCCCGAGGAGGAACGACTGACGGGAGGCGGTCACACCGCGGGGACCGCCGGGAAGGGCCCCGGTGCGGACTCACCCGTCGACGACGAGGACGACGCTGCGACTGGATCGGGAGCCCCGGAACCGCAACGGGAGTCGGAAGCGGACGTGGCTGGCCCCGAAACCGACGATCGGCTCTGGAACGCGGCCGATTCGAACACCGACGACGATCACGCCACTGGAACCGATCTGGGAGTCGCTTCCGAGGCCGACGCACCCGATGCCGAGTCCGACCCACCCGATGCCGAGTCCGACCCACCCGATGCCGAGTCCGACCCACCCGATGCCGAATCGACGACCGACTCGGCGTCGGCGGTCGACGCGGCGGAATCCGAACCGTCGAGCCGCGACGGCATCACGATCGATCCGGTCGAGGAGGACACGGCCGAACCGAGCGACACGGCCGAACCGACGACCGGATCCAACGAGCACGACCGAACCGACGATGCTCCGGACGCGGGCACACCGGATGAGCGTGCCGGATCGTCGAAGCGATCGGGACGGCTTTGGAGCGATCCGACGGCGGTGGCCGGGCGGTCCACGTCCGATCGGGAGTCACCGGCAGACGCACCGTCAGATCGGAACTCGGCCGAGTCGGGAGCCGCGAACGCCGGGACGCCGTCCGATCCCACAGCTTCCGACGGCGTCGACTCGGGCGAGGAACTCGAATCGACGACCGGGACTCCCTCCTCGGGCGACCCGGAGGTATGGGACGGCACCGACCACGAGGCCGACGCCGGACCGGCGGCGCCCGAGTCGGACGCCGAGGCGGCTGACCTGCCCGCGTTCGACGTGCTCGATCCGGGGTCGAACGCGCTGGTGCTCGATTCGCTCTCGGGGCCCGTCTCGGAGACGGCCTGCGGACGGCTGCTCGACGCCGGCGATGCTGGTACCCCGGCGGGCGCCTCCGACGCCCGAAACGTCCTGATCGTGGCCATCGAGGAGCCGGCGGCGGAGCGGATCGACGTGTGTCACCGGGCCGGCATCGACGCCGGCGAGATCGCCGCGATCGAGGTGGGCAGCCACGGCGGCCCCCGGTCGGTCGCCTCCGAGACGACCGGCGGCGGGCAGTCGGTCTCGCTCACGCGCGTCTCGAAGCCATCGAATCTCTCGAAGCTCGGCATTCTGATCACCAAACAGCTCTCGGAGTGGGAGACCGACGACCGGCCGGTCGTCTTCTGTCTCCACTCGCTGACCGCGCTCCAGCAGTACGTGTCCGACGAGAAGCTGTTCCGGTTCCTCCACGTGTTGACCCGACGGCTCTCCGCAAGCGGAGGCCGTGCGCACTTTCATATGGACCCGGATGCCCACCACGAGATGGTCGTCGGCACCCTCCGGCCCATCTTCGACGTCATCGTTCGGATCGGTCCGGATGGAACGGTCGACGTGGAACACGAGTGA
- a CDS encoding NAD(P)/FAD-dependent oxidoreductase yields MNDTERVVAVVGAGPAGLVAAARLGEAGADVTVLEREDAVGGRVRSRTVDGFTIDRGFQVLFDSYPAARAELDLEALDLRAFAPGAVICRPGSRSTIADPLRDPSAALEAAFSREITLGDKLRTLRLKRELLRGAAAGAGPVGGLRSGSAAGSTSSAGSTPTAGPDESIRSFLRDRGFSEAYLDRFIAPFYGGITLDRSLSTSASVFVETFRAMSDGRTVVPATGMGAITRQLAERARDAGCTIRLETPVEELEVDDADASTGGVRLHTAGGSETVADVAVVATSPPEARRLTGVESIPTDGVGCITQWYTLPPGRSLGTGPRILLNAGGERPNTVVPLGAVAPEYAPDDRTLLAATFVGDEAFDRDDETLAAETEHALASWFPERSLDGLRTLATDRTPFAQFAQPPGFRETLPDPTAPAGPVVLAGEYTEWSSIQGALASGRRASEIVLESGS; encoded by the coding sequence ATGAACGACACCGAGAGGGTGGTCGCCGTCGTCGGCGCCGGCCCCGCGGGGCTCGTGGCGGCGGCACGGCTCGGGGAGGCGGGCGCCGACGTGACGGTTCTGGAACGCGAGGACGCGGTTGGCGGACGCGTTCGAAGCCGAACCGTCGACGGCTTCACGATCGACCGCGGGTTTCAGGTGCTCTTCGACTCGTATCCGGCCGCCCGCGCCGAGCTCGACCTCGAGGCGCTCGACCTCCGGGCGTTCGCCCCCGGGGCCGTGATCTGCCGCCCCGGATCCCGATCGACGATCGCCGATCCCCTCCGTGACCCGAGCGCGGCCCTCGAAGCTGCGTTCTCGCGGGAGATCACGCTCGGAGACAAGCTCCGAACCCTCCGGCTGAAACGCGAGCTGCTGCGCGGGGCGGCGGCGGGCGCAGGTCCGGTCGGCGGCCTGCGCTCCGGCTCGGCAGCAGGCTCCACGTCATCGGCCGGATCGACACCGACAGCCGGACCGGACGAATCCATCCGGTCGTTCCTCCGGGACCGGGGCTTCTCGGAGGCATATCTGGACCGGTTCATCGCCCCTTTTTACGGTGGCATCACCCTCGATCGATCGCTGTCGACGTCCGCGAGCGTCTTCGTCGAGACCTTCCGCGCGATGAGCGACGGCCGGACGGTCGTACCGGCGACGGGAATGGGTGCGATCACCCGCCAGCTCGCCGAGCGAGCGCGGGACGCCGGCTGCACGATCCGCCTCGAAACGCCGGTCGAGGAACTCGAGGTCGATGACGCGGACGCGAGCACTGGCGGCGTTCGACTGCATACCGCGGGCGGTTCCGAGACGGTCGCCGACGTGGCGGTCGTCGCGACGTCGCCGCCGGAGGCGCGCCGGCTCACGGGCGTCGAGTCGATCCCGACGGACGGCGTCGGCTGCATCACGCAGTGGTACACGCTTCCGCCCGGCCGTTCGCTCGGAACCGGTCCCCGAATCCTGTTGAACGCGGGCGGCGAGCGCCCGAACACGGTCGTCCCGCTCGGCGCGGTCGCCCCGGAGTACGCCCCGGACGACCGAACGCTGCTTGCGGCCACCTTCGTCGGCGACGAAGCGTTCGATCGTGATGACGAGACGCTCGCGGCCGAGACCGAGCACGCGCTCGCCTCGTGGTTCCCGGAGCGCTCGCTCGACGGGCTGCGAACCCTCGCGACCGACCGAACCCCGTTCGCGCAGTTCGCCCAGCCGCCCGGGTTTCGGGAGACGTTACCGGACCCGACCGCGCCCGCGGGACCGGTCGTGCTCGCGGGCGAGTACACCGAGTGGTCGTCCATTCAAGGGGCGCTCGCCAGCGGCCGGCGGGCGAGCGAGATCGTGCTCGAGTCGGGGTCGTGA
- the dph5 gene encoding diphthine synthase: MLTFIGLGLHDERSITVEGRDALRAADRAFAEFYTSRLVGADLADLEAYHGTAIEVRDRAGVEQDPEPILTAAASGDVAFLTAGDTMVSTTHTDLRLRAEDRGIDTRVIHGVTAQSAASSLTGLQNYRFGKAATLPFPYAHGGEGVPDSVIETIEANRERGLHTIVYLDIKVGTGPRGADPDHEEYMTADHAAALLADDWADVLGVVVARAGSPDAVVAADRLSALADRSFGDPLHLLVIPGDLHHVEADALAGLAGAPADLLP, translated from the coding sequence ATGCTCACCTTCATCGGGCTCGGACTCCACGACGAGCGATCGATCACCGTCGAGGGACGGGACGCGTTACGGGCGGCCGACCGTGCGTTCGCGGAGTTCTACACGAGCCGGCTCGTCGGGGCCGACCTCGCGGACCTCGAGGCGTACCACGGGACGGCGATCGAGGTTCGGGACCGGGCCGGCGTCGAGCAGGACCCCGAACCGATCCTCACGGCGGCCGCGTCCGGCGACGTCGCGTTCCTGACCGCCGGCGACACGATGGTCTCGACGACCCACACCGACCTCCGGCTCCGTGCCGAGGATCGGGGGATCGATACGCGCGTGATCCACGGAGTGACCGCCCAATCGGCCGCCTCCTCGCTGACCGGACTGCAGAACTACCGGTTCGGCAAGGCGGCCACCCTGCCGTTTCCGTACGCCCACGGCGGGGAGGGGGTTCCCGACAGCGTGATCGAGACCATCGAGGCCAACCGCGAGCGCGGACTTCACACCATCGTCTACCTCGACATCAAGGTCGGTACTGGCCCCCGCGGCGCCGATCCGGACCACGAGGAGTATATGACCGCCGATCACGCCGCCGCTCTGCTCGCCGACGACTGGGCGGACGTCCTCGGCGTCGTCGTCGCTCGTGCCGGCAGCCCGGACGCGGTGGTGGCCGCCGACCGCCTCTCCGCGCTGGCCGACCGATCGTTCGGCGATCCCCTCCACCTGCTGGTGATCCCCGGCGACCTCCACCACGTCGAGGCCGACGCGCTGGCCGGCCTCGCCGGGGCGCCGGCCGACCTGTTGCCGTGA
- a CDS encoding DUF1102 domain-containing protein: MARPKGKLLALVLVFGAITVVTATGAFTTVEAERTADVNVSGDASALLALEPGPENGEYVTTDGGEVQIQLGGPQGAEGVNVNSYTAINGMMNVTNNGQNEINLHVNTNGSHPEYVNIYNGSAGSGTNITDGENSVTLSPGDTVQISMEIDTRDSGLDDGADLIDSIEFVAESTDN; this comes from the coding sequence ATGGCACGACCCAAAGGAAAGCTGCTCGCGCTGGTATTGGTCTTCGGAGCGATCACCGTCGTCACGGCCACGGGCGCGTTCACCACGGTGGAGGCGGAACGGACAGCTGACGTGAACGTTTCCGGTGATGCATCCGCACTGCTCGCGTTGGAACCTGGTCCCGAGAACGGAGAGTATGTAACGACCGATGGCGGAGAAGTCCAGATTCAGCTCGGAGGCCCACAGGGTGCTGAGGGGGTCAACGTGAACTCATACACCGCCATAAATGGGATGATGAATGTCACGAACAATGGCCAGAATGAGATCAATCTACACGTGAACACGAACGGATCGCACCCGGAGTATGTCAACATCTATAACGGATCGGCTGGGTCGGGAACGAACATCACTGACGGCGAAAATTCCGTCACCCTCTCACCCGGTGATACGGTTCAGATCTCGATGGAGATCGACACTCGCGATTCCGGGCTCGACGATGGTGCTGACCTCATCGACAGCATCGAGTTCGTCGCCGAGAGCACGGATAACTAA